The Rhinolophus ferrumequinum isolate MPI-CBG mRhiFer1 chromosome 6, mRhiFer1_v1.p, whole genome shotgun sequence genome has a window encoding:
- the NAA30 gene encoding LOW QUALITY PROTEIN: N-alpha-acetyltransferase 30 (The sequence of the model RefSeq protein was modified relative to this genomic sequence to represent the inferred CDS: inserted 2 bases in 1 codon) — translation MAEVPPGPSSLLPPPAHSGSAAAEPRCPFXGGGRPRCCSEDEEDDEEHEGGGGGRRPAGGEATAAAKGHPCLRCPQPPQEQQQLNGLISPELRHLRAAASLKSKVLSAAEAATSTATPDGGPRATATKGAGVLSGESPSHCLPNNSRTALPSPAEAAAASDPAAARNGLAEGTEQEEEEDEQVRLLSSSLTAGCSLRSPSGREVEPGEDRTIRYVRYESELQMPDIMRLITKDLSEPYSIYTYRYFIHNWPQLCFLAMVGEECVGAIVCKLDMHKKMFRRGYIAMLAVDSKYRRSGIGTNLVKKAIYAMVEGDCDEVVLETEITNKSALKLYENLGFVRDKRLFRYYLNGVDALRLKLWLR, via the exons ATGGCGGAGGTACCGCCTGGGCCTAGCAGCCTCCTCCCACCACCAGCACACTCCGGCTCGGCGGCGGCCGAGCCCCGCTGTCCCTT CGGCGGGGGCCGCCCTCGCTGCTGCAGCGAGGACGAGGAGGACGACGAGGAGCACgaaggcggcggcggcggcaggagGCCCGCGGGCGGCGAGGCGACAGCGGCGGCCAAGGGGCATCCGTGTCTCCGGTGCCCTCAGCCGCCGCAGGAGCAGCAGCAACTCAACGGATTGATCAGCCCCGAACTGCGGCACCTCCGGGCGGCCGCCTCCCTCAAGAGCAAGGTTCTGAGCGCGGCGGAGGCGGCCACTTCCACGGCCACCCCCGACGGGGGTCCCAGAGCGACTGCAACAAAAGGAGCGGGGGTGCTCTCGGGTGAGAGCCCCTCTCACTGCCTCCCCAATAATTCAAGAACTGCGCTCCCCAGCCCCGCAGAGGCAGCGGCGGCGAGCGATCCGGCGGCGGCCCGCAATGGACTGGCGGAGGGCAccgagcaggaggaggaggaggacgagcaGGTGCGGCTGCTGTCTTCATCCCTGACCGCCGGCTGCAGTTTAAGGAGCCCCTCGGGCAGGGAGGTTGAGCCTGGGGAGGATCGGACGATACGTTATGTCCGATATGAATCCGAGCTACAAATGCCCGATATCATGAGACTGATCACCAAAGATCTGTCTGAACCCTACTCCATTTATACCTATAGATATTTTATCCACAACTGGCCACAGCTGTGCTTCTTG gccATGGTAGGGGAGGAGTGTGTAGGTGCCATCGTTTGCAAGTTGGATATGCACAAAAAGATGTTCCGCAGAGGTTATATAGCCATGTTAGCCGTGGATTCCAAATACAGGAGAAGTGGCATtg GTACTAACTTGGTTAAGAAAGCTATATATGCCATGGTTGAAGGAGATTGTGATGAG GTTGTTTTGGAAACAGAAATAACGAATAAGTCTGCTTTGAAACTTTATGAAAATCTTGGTTTTGTTCGAGATAAGAGGCTGTTCAGATACTATTTAAATGGAGTTGATGCACTGCGACTTAAATTGTGGCTGCGCTGA